A window of the Pyrodictium abyssi genome harbors these coding sequences:
- a CDS encoding ABC transporter permease encodes MAGLGRFIVSKLINTLITLAVALLLISSIFAVYSVKEKQAAVQEEFVFAAKQLEQKYKDPEELQAALKKLKEGLMVRYGITGSFYKDVINEIKKQLISIITFDFGTSRNRYFGTNDIGEQVKIALKNTMILFTTATIITSIVGILLGLYMARRPGGLLDRIVSILGMISWSFPTWWVGILLLIVFSFYLDIFPTQSKDVYAALQTIPPDLPTLTRIYLEIKTWLYYMALPLITLVSVSIGGWAYLVRNLVLEVMHQDFVLAARARGLPEKRVIYGHVLRTSSPPIVTYVALSLVGSFGGAIISETVFGWPGMGLLYWVALRNGETAVVTATTSVVTLVFILTVLLLDFIYMLLDPRIRTEKTG; translated from the coding sequence ATGGCAGGCCTAGGCCGCTTTATAGTATCGAAGCTTATAAATACGTTAATTACGTTGGCTGTTGCCCTGCTTCTAATATCAAGCATATTCGCCGTCTATAGTGTAAAGGAGAAACAAGCGGCTGTCCAGGAGGAGTTCGTGTTTGCGGCTAAGCAGCTTGAGCAGAAGTATAAGGATCCAGAGGAACTGCAAGCAGCTTTGAAAAAGCTCAAAGAAGGTCTTATGGTCCGGTACGGTATTACAGGCTCGTTCTACAAGGATGTTATAAACGAGATAAAGAAGCAGCTGATATCGATTATAACCTTCGACTTCGGTACTTCGAGAAACCGCTACTTCGGGACCAACGATATAGGCGAGCAGGTAAAGATAGCCCTCAAGAACACTATGATACTATTCACCACAGCGACCATAATTACATCCATAGTGGGTATACTCCTCGGCCTCTACATGGCTCGGAGACCCGGAGGCCTACTCGACCGTATAGTCTCCATACTGGGCATGATATCCTGGAGCTTCCCCACATGGTGGGTTGGCATACTCCTTCTCATCGTATTCTCGTTCTACCTAGACATATTCCCGACACAGTCCAAGGACGTCTACGCTGCCCTCCAGACGATACCGCCAGACCTACCTACGCTAACAAGGATATACCTCGAGATAAAGACGTGGCTATACTACATGGCTCTGCCGCTGATAACCCTAGTATCCGTGAGCATAGGCGGATGGGCATACCTTGTACGCAACCTCGTCCTCGAGGTCATGCACCAGGACTTCGTGCTAGCAGCACGGGCTCGCGGCCTACCCGAGAAGCGCGTGATATACGGCCATGTGCTGCGCACGAGCAGCCCGCCTATAGTGACCTATGTAGCCCTATCGCTCGTAGGGTCCTTCGGCGGCGCCATCATATCTGAGACCGTGTTTGGCTGGCCCGGCATGGGCCTACTCTACTGGGTCGCACTCCGCAACGGCGAAACCGCGGTGGTAACGGCTACAACCTCAGTCGTAACCCTAGTGTTTATCCTAACCGTGTTGCTGCTCGACTTCATATACATGCTCCTTGACCCACGCATTAGGACCGAGAAGACAGGGTGA
- a CDS encoding ABC transporter substrate-binding protein produces MQARRIIALFTIALLLLPTIASLSPITVVAQAEEPVGKPVTKIIFKSTTDQAAGIIQVAKGDADIFMWSQPLGNYKDVPQDLMKNLALVPSASTFVDIALNPASNVYDSKKPGVIQLKDRNITGVLIPGLVYVDADKITGDNWVDINKVAPDDRNLKFNPWGCAKMRLALQYLVDRSFIVQSIYEGSANPMLTAITPTHGGYEWVADIPEEMGITTIADVEKAVQLFESAVKELNQVYQQYGYGLYYKEENGKKVLYFKYPDGYEEPVTVNFLIRVEDERLQVGRQIAQWIEDYFGIKVNRIERERSVVTPVVYGQNLISTSDTLGGVMWHMYTEGWVSMSDDPAYWARYDAAFFYAPLRGYGPNHRVTSWWYLYDPAAYKLGYKLFFGTYTPDQKDQLISDIREMVKWGLEQSFRIFIAQNLEYFAVNKQRVTYMVYGSTSGLWTPWALRTAHTVDGTLTVLEFSSQGALFMSSWNPVLGFTDVYSEVIWRLIHDFSMYNHPVTGVPTPIRATWDVKVGDVKVPDDALVYDAVENKWITVAEAIAKNKAYIPGIKDLIDNGGKAKAVVVFNYVLGKWHDGSKMSLADILGNLAFTYEWALNDTSITGQPDPYYDPEIETAASGSLANIFGIKIINDTAIAIYTPYLDVDPALIATQVDIWPSVPLHLLVAMEKAVVEDPNGVNYGWADREATGEQAIDMLKHPDVIKAMAEQLKGKKIPYVEGLNITFDLDTRIDNLVNFINKYGHAVVSNGPYMLVSYNPTANVLELEAFKDYPFGPSYVPKALLEVTADNIFYNPVQQATSTPTQTQTTTQQTTTPTQTATTTPTTTTTTEKTETVTQTTATTTPTQTATQTTAQTAPAPTTTTQAAKGGVSPAIIAVIAIIVVLAALALRRRA; encoded by the coding sequence ATGCAGGCCAGGCGTATTATCGCGCTGTTCACAATAGCCCTCCTACTGCTCCCAACAATAGCATCGCTAAGCCCCATAACTGTAGTCGCCCAGGCAGAGGAGCCAGTAGGCAAGCCAGTCACGAAGATTATATTCAAGAGCACGACGGACCAGGCAGCTGGCATCATACAGGTAGCTAAGGGCGACGCAGACATATTCATGTGGAGCCAGCCCCTAGGCAACTACAAGGACGTGCCCCAGGACCTAATGAAGAATCTAGCACTAGTCCCCTCCGCCTCCACCTTCGTGGACATAGCGCTAAACCCTGCCTCTAACGTATACGACTCCAAGAAGCCCGGCGTGATACAGCTCAAGGACCGCAACATAACCGGCGTACTAATACCCGGCCTAGTATACGTTGACGCCGACAAGATAACCGGCGACAACTGGGTAGACATAAACAAGGTGGCCCCCGACGACCGCAACCTCAAGTTCAACCCATGGGGCTGCGCCAAGATGAGGCTAGCCCTACAGTACCTGGTAGACAGAAGCTTCATAGTACAGAGCATCTACGAGGGCAGCGCTAACCCGATGCTCACAGCAATAACCCCGACACACGGCGGCTACGAGTGGGTAGCCGACATACCCGAGGAGATGGGCATCACAACAATAGCTGACGTGGAGAAGGCTGTACAGCTATTCGAGTCCGCCGTAAAGGAGCTGAACCAGGTATACCAGCAGTACGGCTACGGCCTATACTACAAGGAGGAGAACGGCAAGAAGGTGCTATACTTCAAGTACCCTGACGGCTACGAGGAGCCAGTAACAGTCAACTTCCTAATACGTGTCGAGGACGAGAGGCTGCAGGTAGGCCGCCAGATAGCCCAGTGGATAGAGGACTACTTCGGCATAAAGGTGAACAGGATAGAGAGGGAGAGAAGCGTAGTAACGCCGGTAGTATACGGCCAGAACCTGATATCCACAAGCGACACCCTAGGCGGCGTAATGTGGCACATGTACACCGAGGGCTGGGTATCGATGAGCGATGACCCAGCCTACTGGGCCCGCTACGACGCAGCGTTCTTCTACGCTCCTCTACGCGGCTACGGCCCCAACCACCGTGTAACCAGCTGGTGGTACCTATACGACCCAGCAGCCTACAAGCTAGGCTACAAGCTATTCTTCGGCACATACACGCCAGATCAGAAGGACCAGCTGATAAGCGACATACGTGAAATGGTCAAGTGGGGTCTAGAGCAGTCCTTCCGCATATTCATAGCCCAGAACCTAGAGTACTTCGCCGTGAACAAGCAGCGCGTAACCTACATGGTATACGGCTCCACCTCCGGCCTATGGACACCCTGGGCACTAAGGACAGCCCACACAGTAGACGGTACACTAACAGTGCTAGAGTTCTCCAGCCAGGGCGCACTATTCATGAGCTCCTGGAACCCAGTACTAGGCTTCACTGACGTATACAGCGAGGTCATATGGAGGCTAATACACGACTTCTCCATGTACAACCACCCGGTAACCGGCGTACCGACACCAATACGCGCCACCTGGGACGTCAAGGTAGGCGACGTAAAGGTCCCAGACGACGCCCTAGTATACGACGCTGTAGAGAACAAGTGGATAACAGTCGCCGAGGCCATTGCTAAGAACAAGGCCTACATACCCGGCATAAAGGACCTAATAGACAACGGCGGCAAGGCTAAGGCCGTAGTAGTGTTCAACTACGTGCTAGGCAAGTGGCACGACGGCAGCAAGATGAGCCTAGCCGACATCCTAGGCAACCTAGCATTCACATACGAGTGGGCACTCAACGATACCAGCATCACGGGCCAGCCAGACCCGTACTACGACCCAGAGATAGAGACAGCTGCAAGCGGGTCACTAGCAAACATCTTCGGCATCAAGATCATAAACGATACAGCCATAGCAATATACACACCATACCTCGACGTAGACCCAGCACTGATAGCGACACAGGTAGACATATGGCCCTCAGTGCCGCTACACCTGCTAGTAGCCATGGAGAAAGCTGTAGTGGAGGACCCCAACGGCGTCAACTACGGCTGGGCTGACAGAGAGGCAACAGGCGAGCAGGCAATAGACATGCTAAAGCACCCAGACGTGATAAAGGCTATGGCCGAGCAGCTCAAGGGCAAGAAGATACCCTACGTAGAGGGCCTGAACATAACGTTCGACCTAGACACCAGGATAGACAACCTAGTAAACTTCATAAACAAGTACGGCCACGCGGTAGTATCCAACGGCCCCTACATGCTAGTAAGCTACAACCCGACAGCCAACGTGCTAGAGCTAGAAGCCTTCAAGGACTACCCGTTCGGCCCATCCTACGTGCCGAAGGCCCTACTAGAAGTAACAGCTGACAACATATTCTACAACCCAGTACAGCAGGCGACATCAACCCCAACACAGACACAGACAACAACACAGCAGACCACGACACCAACCCAGACTGCGACAACCACGCCAACCACCACTACAACAACCGAGAAGACAGAGACGGTGACACAGACAACTGCAACAACGACACCCACGCAGACAGCAACACAGACAACTGCGCAGACGGCACCCGCGCCGACAACGACGACACAGGCAGCAAAGGGCGGCGTATCGCCAGCCATAATAGCGGTAATAGCGATAATAGTAGTGCTAGCAGCACTCGCACTAAGGCGTAGAGCCTAA
- a CDS encoding OB-fold nucleic acid binding domain-containing protein, with translation MSAGSEHVKISELKPGMNSVSIRVRVLEAEAPRTINTRKGPRTISEAIVGDETGRTRITLWGHAAGSLQVGDVVEISGAWTTSYRGQVVLNIGGRGNITRVDDNSVPPEDEIPEETPQAPPDWRPPRRSTGGYGAPRRRGYRPRF, from the coding sequence ATGTCAGCCGGATCGGAGCATGTAAAAATATCCGAGCTCAAGCCCGGAATGAACAGCGTGAGTATCCGCGTCCGCGTCCTCGAAGCTGAGGCGCCCCGCACGATAAACACCCGCAAAGGCCCCCGCACTATAAGCGAGGCAATAGTCGGAGACGAGACCGGCCGCACACGCATCACCCTATGGGGGCACGCAGCAGGCAGCCTCCAGGTAGGCGACGTGGTCGAGATAAGCGGTGCATGGACAACCAGCTACCGCGGCCAGGTAGTCCTCAACATCGGGGGCAGAGGCAACATAACACGTGTAGACGACAACTCCGTACCCCCAGAGGACGAGATACCAGAAGAGACGCCGCAGGCCCCGCCAGACTGGAGGCCGCCACGCCGCAGCACCGGCGGCTACGGCGCCCCGCGCCGCCGCGGCTACAGACCCCGCTTCTAG
- a CDS encoding cytidine deaminase, with translation MQDPGIEKLVEKAMSVHRNSYAPYSNVHVAAAVEADDGTVYTGVNVENASYGLTICAERAAVAAMVAAGRRRIARVAIVADTPEPLPPCGACRQVLAEFGDPETLVVSVSTKTGRRRSWRLGELLPYAFTASHIEENRGSDAAP, from the coding sequence GTGCAGGACCCGGGCATCGAGAAGCTAGTAGAGAAGGCCATGAGCGTTCATCGTAACAGCTATGCGCCCTACAGCAACGTGCATGTAGCGGCAGCCGTCGAGGCCGACGACGGCACAGTGTACACTGGGGTCAACGTGGAGAACGCTAGCTACGGGCTGACCATATGTGCCGAGAGAGCAGCAGTCGCGGCAATGGTGGCAGCGGGCCGCCGTCGCATAGCCAGGGTAGCCATAGTAGCCGATACCCCGGAGCCGCTCCCGCCCTGCGGCGCCTGCCGCCAGGTCCTAGCCGAGTTCGGGGACCCAGAGACCCTAGTAGTATCGGTCTCCACCAAGACTGGGCGGAGGCGGTCATGGAGGCTCGGCGAGCTACTACCCTACGCCTTCACCGCCAGCCACATAGAGGAGAACCGGGGCTCGGACGCCGCTCCCTGA
- the gatB gene encoding Asp-tRNA(Asn)/Glu-tRNA(Gln) amidotransferase subunit GatB, which translates to MSSDGLRTVIGLEVHVQLTSLRTKLFCSCSADYRGAPPNTHVCPVCLGLPGALPVVNEEAVRKAIQVCLAVNGHVARLLRFDRKHYFYPDLPKNYQITQYLEPICTGGYIEVETPEGPKRIRLRRINIEEDPGRIVYPGGGPLTSPYVLVDYNRSGVALLEIVTEPDIGSPEEAVAFLEKLRSILEHLGVCDCGLEGAMRVDANVSVEGGERVEVKNIGSFHEVKRALAYEITRQRDLLLKGKPVRRETRHWDPIRKVTLPARVKETEEDYRYMPDPNLPPVPIPRSLVEELRETLPELPDARAKRLEREYGLRPQVARVLVTRKVLADFFEDAAKLYQGSYERMANYLVNDLLNWLKDDDLAGLYERVKPEHLAKLMKLLDSGVISIRQAKEMAEHIAKRGVDPEKLVDELGFRRIADPEKLRPIVEEVFQENPKAVEDALRNPKAVNFLVGMVMRKTRGRADPAVARRLVVEKLDEIREAGA; encoded by the coding sequence TTGTCCAGCGACGGGCTGAGGACCGTTATAGGGCTCGAGGTTCACGTACAGCTAACGAGTCTCCGGACTAAGCTGTTCTGCAGCTGCAGCGCCGACTACCGCGGGGCGCCGCCCAACACCCATGTCTGTCCGGTCTGTCTCGGGCTCCCCGGCGCCCTGCCCGTGGTGAACGAGGAGGCTGTCCGGAAGGCTATCCAGGTCTGCCTCGCCGTGAATGGACATGTCGCCAGGCTTCTCCGGTTCGACCGTAAGCACTACTTCTACCCCGACCTGCCCAAGAACTACCAGATAACCCAGTACCTTGAGCCGATATGCACTGGCGGCTACATAGAGGTAGAGACGCCGGAGGGCCCTAAGAGGATAAGGCTGAGACGAATCAACATCGAGGAGGACCCGGGCAGGATTGTCTACCCTGGCGGCGGGCCGCTCACGAGCCCCTATGTGCTGGTCGACTACAACCGGAGCGGCGTCGCGCTCCTAGAGATAGTCACCGAGCCCGACATAGGCTCGCCAGAGGAGGCTGTAGCGTTCCTCGAGAAGCTCCGGAGTATCCTGGAACACCTGGGTGTCTGCGACTGCGGCCTCGAGGGCGCTATGCGCGTCGACGCTAACGTGAGCGTTGAGGGCGGTGAGCGCGTCGAGGTAAAGAACATAGGCAGCTTCCACGAGGTGAAGCGGGCGCTAGCCTACGAGATCACTAGGCAGCGCGACCTACTGTTGAAGGGCAAGCCGGTGCGGCGGGAGACCCGCCACTGGGACCCGATACGCAAAGTCACGCTCCCGGCTAGGGTGAAAGAGACCGAGGAAGACTACCGCTACATGCCGGACCCCAACCTGCCGCCGGTGCCCATACCCAGGAGCCTTGTCGAGGAGCTGCGGGAGACGCTGCCAGAGCTGCCTGACGCGCGCGCTAAGAGGCTCGAGCGCGAGTACGGCCTCCGCCCCCAGGTGGCGAGGGTCCTGGTTACCAGGAAGGTTCTCGCCGACTTCTTCGAGGACGCCGCAAAGCTGTACCAGGGAAGCTACGAGAGGATGGCTAACTACCTGGTCAACGACCTGCTTAACTGGCTTAAGGACGACGACCTGGCAGGGCTCTACGAGAGGGTGAAGCCGGAGCACCTGGCGAAGCTGATGAAGCTCCTAGACTCCGGCGTTATAAGCATAAGGCAGGCAAAGGAGATGGCCGAGCACATAGCCAAGCGCGGCGTCGACCCGGAGAAGCTTGTGGACGAGCTCGGGTTCCGCCGTATAGCGGACCCGGAGAAGCTCCGGCCGATAGTGGAGGAGGTGTTCCAGGAGAACCCTAAGGCTGTCGAGGACGCGCTCCGGAACCCCAAGGCTGTGAACTTCCTGGTAGGGATGGTTATGAGGAAGACGAGGGGGCGTGCGGACCCCGCGGTGGCGAGGAGGCTCGTAGTGGAGAAGCTTGACGAGATACGGGAGGCGGGGGCCTAG
- the gcvT gene encoding glycine cleavage system aminomethyltransferase GcvT, with product MAKLRIPLYDVHKSLGAQFGEFAGWEAPINYTSVMEEHLAVRRTVGFFDLSHMGRLLLSGSDATRVLDHLLPRDITSEEGMMVGPTAFLNEHAGFKDDVMTYNLGADGWLIVPNAVNREKIRGWLDEWIGKLGAQARVEDHTMDWVLFAVQGPRAAELMKKLGAPSEMLDLKVLRFRRNVELEAAGARALIVSRSGWTGEDGFEIIAEAGEGEKILLKAAELLKELDGRLCGLGARDSLRMEVGFVLYGHEIDEETTPVEARYWWVFQPGPKQDCVGCQALREALRRGAARVRVGLKLGKKARIVPRQGDKVYIDDVEIGYVTSGAYSPVLKRSLAQAYIKPSHALMGLSVEIERRGKRYKAKIVDFPLVQPSSSPPA from the coding sequence TTGGCTAAGCTGCGCATCCCCCTATACGACGTCCACAAGAGCCTCGGCGCGCAGTTCGGCGAGTTCGCTGGATGGGAGGCGCCGATAAACTACACAAGCGTCATGGAGGAGCACCTTGCCGTCCGCAGGACGGTAGGGTTCTTCGACCTAAGCCACATGGGCCGTCTCCTGCTGAGCGGTAGCGACGCTACGCGGGTCCTAGACCACCTACTACCCCGCGACATAACGTCGGAGGAAGGCATGATGGTGGGCCCGACGGCGTTCCTAAACGAGCACGCCGGCTTCAAGGACGATGTGATGACCTACAACCTCGGCGCCGACGGATGGCTCATCGTCCCCAATGCTGTTAACCGCGAGAAGATACGCGGCTGGCTAGACGAGTGGATAGGGAAGCTCGGCGCCCAGGCACGCGTAGAGGACCACACAATGGACTGGGTGCTCTTCGCGGTCCAAGGGCCCCGCGCGGCAGAACTCATGAAGAAGCTAGGGGCGCCGAGCGAGATGCTCGACCTCAAGGTGCTCCGCTTCCGCCGCAACGTGGAGCTGGAAGCAGCAGGTGCACGAGCACTCATAGTATCGCGCAGCGGGTGGACAGGCGAGGACGGGTTCGAGATAATAGCAGAGGCAGGCGAAGGCGAGAAGATACTGCTCAAGGCGGCTGAGCTGCTGAAGGAGCTTGATGGCCGGCTCTGTGGGCTGGGTGCGCGCGACAGCCTACGCATGGAGGTAGGCTTCGTACTATACGGCCACGAGATAGACGAGGAGACCACGCCAGTGGAAGCCAGGTACTGGTGGGTATTCCAGCCCGGCCCCAAGCAGGACTGCGTAGGCTGCCAGGCACTCCGAGAGGCGCTACGCCGTGGAGCAGCCAGGGTCCGTGTAGGCCTTAAGCTCGGCAAGAAGGCCCGCATAGTGCCGCGGCAGGGAGACAAGGTCTACATAGACGACGTCGAGATAGGCTACGTTACCAGTGGAGCCTACAGCCCCGTGCTGAAGCGGAGCCTAGCACAGGCCTACATAAAGCCGAGTCACGCCCTGATGGGCCTCAGCGTGGAGATAGAGAGGCGCGGCAAGCGCTACAAGGCGAAGATAGTGGACTTCCCCCTAGTGCAGCCAAGCTCAAGCCCACCAGCCTAG
- a CDS encoding uroporphyrinogen-III synthase gives MAPKLDRRPHVLLLRPPGSEPGRLAEIAVVAHIPVIDVEPVPGAAEKVEKELEKSDWVVFTSPRAPRLLASLLEKIRVLQTQGRIRVAAVGPKTRQVLEQHGVRTDYVPREYRGAALAEELASLRPRRVLLPRSEKAVPDLVRGLESHGIEAVEIPLYRVVVLDRMASAAARIADMFDYVVFTSPSIAEAFTKHYPSPGSPGFKPVAIGPTTAKKLKELGYPEALYPSEYTLDGVGSLIEELEGGRASRVGGRW, from the coding sequence TTGGCGCCTAAGCTAGACAGGCGGCCCCACGTCCTCCTCCTACGCCCGCCCGGCTCAGAGCCCGGCCGGCTCGCCGAGATAGCGGTAGTAGCCCACATCCCCGTGATCGATGTAGAGCCAGTACCCGGGGCAGCCGAGAAAGTGGAGAAAGAACTCGAGAAGAGCGACTGGGTAGTATTCACGAGTCCCCGTGCCCCCAGGCTCCTAGCCAGCTTGCTCGAGAAGATACGCGTGTTACAGACGCAGGGAAGGATCCGGGTAGCAGCGGTCGGGCCCAAGACCCGCCAGGTGCTTGAGCAGCACGGAGTCCGCACGGACTACGTGCCGAGGGAATACCGTGGCGCAGCACTGGCAGAAGAGCTAGCATCTCTGCGCCCGCGCCGCGTCCTGCTACCCCGCTCCGAGAAGGCTGTGCCAGACCTAGTACGCGGCCTAGAGAGCCACGGAATAGAGGCCGTGGAGATCCCTCTATACCGGGTCGTTGTCCTAGACCGGATGGCCTCAGCGGCTGCGAGGATAGCCGACATGTTCGACTACGTGGTGTTCACGAGCCCCAGCATAGCCGAGGCCTTCACCAAGCACTACCCGAGCCCAGGCAGCCCGGGCTTCAAGCCAGTAGCCATAGGCCCGACCACGGCTAAGAAGCTAAAGGAGCTAGGCTACCCCGAAGCCCTCTACCCCAGCGAGTACACGCTAGACGGAGTGGGGTCGCTCATAGAGGAGCTAGAGGGGGGCAGAGCTAGCCGGGTTGGAGGGAGATGGTAG